The following proteins are encoded in a genomic region of Pseudomonas sp. Os17:
- a CDS encoding ABC transporter ATP-binding protein, with protein sequence MCSELAIRTQGLGKCYQIYDQPRDRLLQLFRPRGKQRYREFWALKDVSLDIRKGEALGIIGRNGSGKSTLLQLICGTLGATTGSLSSHGRIAALLELGSGFNPEFSGRENVYLNGAVLGLKRAEIDARFDEITAFAGIGEFIDRPTKTYSSGMLVRLAFAVSVCVEPDILIVDEALAVGDASFQFKCLERLDCLTRQGMTLLFVSHDMSMVKRFCTRALYLRDGEIRASGAPETIAELYLLDMRDEQRRRASAGAIQVNAKTPLNPERGMAFGTAEGRITSAVFSSTGALYSSFVHGDVIEIAIDTLVSDSVTRPNISLTIQEARLLVVSGINTPLHSDVSEAGWRRASVRLRFAANLAAGRYHITLKLMDGETEETSQLIEKQVALLAFDTLPGHKHFLGIVDMHIEDVTAKRQTSPLTEERS encoded by the coding sequence ATGTGCTCTGAACTGGCGATCAGGACTCAGGGCCTGGGCAAGTGCTATCAGATCTACGACCAGCCACGGGATCGCTTGCTGCAATTGTTCCGGCCTCGCGGCAAACAGCGCTATCGCGAGTTCTGGGCATTAAAGGACGTGTCGCTGGACATTCGCAAAGGCGAGGCCCTGGGCATCATCGGGCGCAACGGCAGTGGCAAATCGACCTTGCTGCAACTGATTTGCGGCACCCTTGGCGCCACCACCGGCAGCCTGTCGAGCCACGGCCGTATCGCCGCCCTCCTGGAGCTGGGTTCTGGCTTCAACCCGGAGTTCAGCGGCCGCGAGAACGTCTACCTCAACGGCGCGGTACTGGGCCTGAAACGCGCGGAAATCGACGCGCGCTTCGACGAAATCACCGCCTTTGCCGGAATCGGCGAGTTCATCGATCGGCCCACCAAGACCTATTCCAGCGGCATGCTGGTGCGCCTGGCATTCGCTGTCTCGGTGTGCGTAGAACCGGACATACTGATTGTCGATGAGGCCTTGGCCGTCGGCGACGCCTCGTTCCAGTTCAAGTGCCTGGAGCGGCTCGACTGCCTGACTCGGCAAGGCATGACGCTGCTGTTCGTGTCCCATGACATGAGCATGGTCAAGCGCTTCTGCACCCGTGCCCTGTACCTGCGCGACGGTGAAATCCGCGCCAGCGGAGCGCCGGAAACCATCGCTGAACTCTATCTGCTGGACATGCGCGACGAGCAGCGCCGCCGAGCCAGTGCCGGGGCGATCCAGGTCAACGCCAAGACCCCGCTCAACCCGGAACGCGGCATGGCCTTCGGCACTGCTGAAGGACGGATCACCTCGGCGGTATTCAGCAGCACCGGGGCGTTGTATTCGAGCTTCGTGCATGGCGACGTGATTGAAATCGCCATCGACACTCTGGTCAGCGACAGCGTCACCCGCCCCAACATCAGCCTGACCATCCAGGAAGCCCGGCTGCTGGTGGTCAGCGGAATCAATACGCCCCTGCACAGCGATGTATCCGAGGCTGGCTGGCGACGCGCCTCGGTCCGCTTGCGCTTCGCCGCCAACCTCGCGGCCGGGCGCTATCACATCACGCTAAAGCTGATGGATGGCGAGACCGAGGAGACCTCCCAACTGATTGAAAAACAGGTGGCCCTATTGGCCTTCGACACCTTGCCGGGCCACAAGCACTTTTTGGGGATCGTCGACATGCACATCGAAGACGTCACGGCGAAGCGGCAAACAAGCCCGCTGACCGAGGAACGCTCATGA
- a CDS encoding polysaccharide pyruvyl transferase family protein: MSDKTWQVAIFGTFDVANYGDLLFPLIAEAELRRRLGAVRLHAFSYHPRTAPQWPYDVTSVSELPQLIGTLDGVLIGGGFIIRFDKMVAPGYYPPTPQIHHPTGYWLTPALLALQHNVPLIWNAPGMHCNKVPSWAVPLVKLTLELSPHVQVRDTPSQTALSALSDQASVEVLPDTAFGLHNLIDLQQPSPEYRQLCEQAGLNGAYLVVHAITGLESFLQLWKTHSALFAQWQLLLLPIGPVLGDHESILGEDLPRAVSLPTWPEPLLLAEILGHAQGVIGHSYHLAITALSLGVPIFSSANLDQGKYTALQDYQGIYPLHAVREIEPQWFLERLVRRTPCPRLIEAREQLHRHWDRVAQLIAQGRRPTRQALDQFCQTLPGLLEETHQDWRQECLDKQTELDELRMQFERLKQQQQQQAQLMEQTCGELERMYRSSSFRITAPLRFLRRHVNHLLGR; the protein is encoded by the coding sequence ATGAGCGACAAGACGTGGCAGGTGGCGATTTTCGGCACCTTTGACGTGGCCAACTACGGGGATCTGTTGTTTCCCCTCATTGCCGAGGCGGAATTGCGCAGGCGCCTGGGCGCAGTCCGCCTGCACGCCTTCTCCTATCACCCGCGCACCGCACCGCAGTGGCCCTACGACGTCACCTCGGTCAGCGAGTTGCCCCAACTGATCGGGACTCTGGACGGGGTGCTGATAGGCGGCGGCTTCATTATTCGTTTCGACAAGATGGTCGCCCCTGGGTACTACCCACCAACCCCACAGATCCACCACCCCACGGGCTATTGGCTGACACCGGCGTTGCTCGCCCTGCAACACAATGTGCCGTTGATCTGGAATGCTCCCGGCATGCACTGCAACAAGGTTCCATCCTGGGCTGTGCCCCTGGTCAAGCTGACCCTGGAGCTCAGTCCCCATGTGCAAGTACGTGACACACCCTCCCAAACCGCCCTGTCAGCCTTGAGCGACCAGGCCAGCGTCGAGGTGCTGCCAGACACCGCGTTCGGCCTGCACAACCTCATCGACCTGCAGCAGCCCAGCCCCGAATACCGCCAGTTGTGCGAACAGGCTGGCTTGAACGGAGCCTATCTGGTGGTGCATGCGATTACCGGTCTGGAGAGCTTTCTGCAACTGTGGAAGACCCATTCAGCCCTGTTCGCCCAGTGGCAATTGCTGCTGTTGCCCATAGGCCCGGTGCTTGGAGATCACGAATCGATTCTCGGCGAAGACCTGCCAAGGGCCGTGAGCCTGCCTACCTGGCCGGAGCCGCTATTGCTGGCCGAGATTCTAGGCCATGCCCAAGGCGTAATCGGCCACAGCTATCACCTGGCGATTACCGCGCTGTCCCTTGGGGTGCCGATTTTCAGCTCGGCCAACTTGGATCAGGGCAAGTACACCGCCCTGCAGGACTATCAGGGCATCTACCCTCTGCACGCTGTTCGAGAGATCGAGCCCCAATGGTTTCTGGAGCGACTGGTCCGACGCACGCCCTGCCCTCGCCTCATCGAGGCCCGAGAACAGTTGCACCGCCATTGGGATCGAGTGGCCCAGCTTATCGCCCAGGGCCGTCGCCCGACCCGCCAGGCACTGGACCAATTCTGTCAGACATTGCCAGGGCTCCTGGAGGAAACCCACCAGGACTGGCGGCAAGAGTGCCTGGATAAGCAAACGGAGCTGGATGAGCTGCGCATGCAGTTTGAGCGATTGAAACAGCAACAACAGCAGCAAGCGCAACTCATGGAGCAGACCTGCGGCGAACTCGAACGAATGTATCGCTCCAGCTCCTTTCGCATCACCGCGCCACTGCGGTTCTTGCGACGTCACGTTAATCACCTATTGGGAAGATGA
- a CDS encoding glycosyltransferase — protein MQESLDSLPDYLFWGVIDWDFRHQRPQHLAEQLSLGGRRVFYISSTLQDDPRAGFALRPLDQSGRLFEVRLFARTAPIIYHRAPDATLTCQLRRSIGELLSWANAPRVVSLIQHPFWTPVAVVLPNSRVVYDCMDLHQGFGNNAVELQDLERNLVGAADLTLFASAWLEQHWHRQVPKTPAQQWAVLRNAADFDYFSKPAQHPYQAPDEGPVIGYYGALAHWFDVELLAAIAEAFPHCTVLLIGTDTARIGARLRHHANVRLIGEVPYRQLSAYLQAFDVGILPFRIEALTLATNPVKVYEYLSAGKPVVTVDLPELHEFKQQVTIARDRPAFIDAIARALHEPASSAESRQRQAFAAQQTWQHRVQALLPLTEGTQQQPRVSVIVVTYNNLAFTRDCLASLTADPQGLPLEIIVVDNGSSDGSVEFLQHWAASCGQTLILNSSNRGFAAANNQGLARARGEFLVLLNNDTQVTAGWAQTLRRHLQRNPGLGLIGAVTNNIGNEAKIDIHYQDSQEMAIRARQYTWRHAGLLVPCATLGFFAVMMPRSTYERVGPLDEAFGLGFFEDDDYCRRVEQAGLSCAFAEDVFIHHHLSASFAQMPGKQRQLLFERNKALYEAKWGRPWIPHVAREKP, from the coding sequence TTGCAGGAGTCACTGGACAGCCTTCCGGACTATCTATTCTGGGGCGTCATCGACTGGGACTTCCGCCACCAGCGCCCACAGCACTTGGCCGAGCAATTGAGCCTTGGCGGGCGTCGGGTGTTCTACATCTCGAGTACTTTGCAGGACGACCCACGCGCCGGCTTTGCACTGCGCCCTCTTGATCAGAGCGGGCGTCTGTTCGAAGTACGACTCTTTGCCCGAACCGCTCCGATCATTTACCACAGAGCACCGGATGCAACACTGACCTGCCAACTACGGCGCAGCATCGGTGAACTCCTGAGCTGGGCGAACGCACCCCGGGTGGTATCGCTGATCCAGCACCCCTTCTGGACACCTGTGGCCGTGGTACTGCCCAACAGCCGGGTGGTCTATGACTGCATGGATCTGCATCAGGGGTTTGGCAACAATGCCGTGGAGTTGCAGGACCTGGAACGCAACCTTGTCGGCGCGGCCGATCTCACCTTGTTTGCCTCGGCATGGCTTGAACAGCATTGGCACCGACAGGTCCCGAAAACACCCGCCCAGCAATGGGCGGTACTACGCAATGCGGCTGACTTCGACTATTTTTCCAAGCCTGCACAACACCCTTATCAGGCTCCTGACGAAGGCCCGGTCATCGGCTACTACGGGGCGCTGGCCCATTGGTTCGACGTGGAACTGCTAGCCGCCATCGCCGAGGCCTTCCCCCACTGCACCGTCCTGCTGATTGGCACGGATACCGCGCGCATAGGCGCACGCCTGCGACACCACGCCAACGTCAGGCTCATCGGCGAAGTGCCGTATCGGCAGCTTTCGGCCTACCTGCAAGCGTTCGACGTGGGCATCCTGCCGTTCCGGATCGAGGCACTGACCCTGGCCACCAATCCGGTCAAGGTTTACGAGTACCTGAGTGCCGGTAAACCGGTGGTGACGGTGGATCTCCCCGAACTGCACGAGTTCAAGCAACAGGTCACCATCGCCAGAGACCGGCCCGCCTTCATCGACGCCATCGCCCGGGCGTTGCATGAACCCGCAAGCAGCGCCGAGTCTCGACAGCGCCAGGCTTTCGCAGCGCAGCAGACCTGGCAACACAGGGTGCAGGCCCTGCTCCCCCTGACCGAAGGCACTCAACAACAGCCACGGGTGAGCGTGATCGTGGTGACCTATAACAACCTGGCCTTCACCCGTGACTGCCTGGCGAGCCTGACCGCCGACCCTCAGGGACTACCGCTGGAAATCATTGTCGTGGACAACGGCTCCAGCGACGGCAGCGTCGAATTCCTCCAACACTGGGCCGCAAGCTGCGGACAGACGCTGATCCTCAACAGCAGCAATCGAGGTTTCGCCGCCGCCAACAACCAGGGCCTGGCTCGGGCCAGGGGCGAGTTCCTGGTACTGCTCAACAATGACACGCAGGTCACTGCCGGCTGGGCGCAGACCTTGCGTCGCCACTTGCAACGCAACCCCGGGCTCGGACTGATTGGAGCGGTGACCAACAACATCGGCAACGAGGCGAAGATCGACATCCACTATCAGGACTCGCAAGAGATGGCCATCCGCGCCCGCCAGTACACCTGGCGCCACGCCGGGCTGCTCGTGCCCTGCGCCACTCTCGGTTTTTTTGCAGTGATGATGCCCAGGTCGACCTATGAGCGTGTCGGTCCCCTGGACGAAGCCTTCGGCCTGGGCTTCTTCGAGGATGATGACTATTGCCGCCGCGTCGAGCAGGCGGGGTTGTCCTGTGCCTTCGCCGAAGACGTGTTCATTCATCACCACCTTTCAGCATCCTTCGCACAGATGCCCGGCAAGCAGCGCCAACTGTTGTTCGAGCGCAACAAGGCCCTCTATGAAGCCAAATGGGGCCGTCCCTGGATTCCTCACGTTGCCCGGGAGAAGCCATGA
- a CDS encoding sensor domain-containing diguanylate cyclase, giving the protein MPVPIYDPQHAPGGNLKRLPLLKAAVAFIATVFLCLCGLLFLQLEQSWRHDLAQAEVNSTNLTRAIAQQAEDTFMEADLVLMSLSEWIQALGDGPRQRPRLQQIFARRVQALTQLSGVFLYDKQGQWVVSSFNDSPHGKDVADRDYFRFHQQNVSLQAHISPAIRSRANGEWIIPISRRINDRDGNFQGVLMAGIKLAYFDQFFKSFNIDEQGAMFLALSDGTLIARRPFEERQIGASLSRGEIFSKYLPEATSGNAMITSIVDGVTRLYGYRQLQAYPLVVAAANSKDSILRGWYASAYQSSAIVALVLLGVGLFGWVFVSQVRNNERIETDLRNAQEALEVIATHDSLTGLANRRLFERSLMIEFGRGARQHSPLSLIMVDIDYFKRYNDTYGHVAGDHCLMEVAQALKGCCQRKADLAVRYGGEEFAVLLPDTDIHGALAMAEQIRCSVMQRDIAHSGSPVGCVTVSLGCYSFVPTGRDSIEMFIERADEALYQAKAMGRNRIMALPAERAGELLQRSDR; this is encoded by the coding sequence TTGCCTGTCCCCATCTACGATCCTCAGCATGCCCCCGGTGGCAACCTCAAGCGTCTGCCGCTGCTCAAGGCCGCGGTCGCCTTCATTGCCACGGTATTCCTGTGCCTGTGCGGTTTGCTGTTCCTGCAGTTGGAGCAGTCCTGGCGTCATGACCTGGCTCAGGCCGAGGTCAACTCCACCAACCTGACCCGGGCCATTGCCCAGCAGGCCGAGGACACCTTCATGGAGGCCGACCTGGTGTTGATGAGCCTGTCCGAGTGGATCCAGGCCCTGGGGGACGGGCCCCGGCAGCGCCCGCGCCTGCAGCAGATCTTTGCCCGGAGGGTACAGGCCCTGACCCAGTTGAGCGGGGTCTTTCTCTACGACAAGCAAGGCCAGTGGGTGGTCAGTTCGTTCAACGATTCGCCCCACGGCAAGGATGTTGCCGATCGCGACTACTTCCGCTTTCACCAGCAGAACGTCTCGCTGCAGGCTCATATCAGCCCGGCGATTCGCAGTCGCGCCAACGGTGAGTGGATCATCCCCATCTCGCGCCGGATCAATGACCGGGACGGCAATTTCCAGGGCGTGCTGATGGCCGGTATCAAGCTGGCGTACTTCGATCAGTTCTTCAAAAGCTTCAATATCGATGAGCAGGGCGCGATGTTCCTGGCCCTGTCCGATGGCACCCTGATTGCGCGGCGGCCATTCGAGGAGCGGCAGATCGGCGCGTCCCTGTCCCGCGGCGAGATCTTCAGCAAGTACCTGCCCGAGGCCACTTCCGGCAATGCCATGATCACCTCGATCGTCGATGGGGTGACACGCCTGTACGGCTATCGCCAGTTGCAGGCCTATCCGCTGGTGGTGGCCGCGGCAAACTCCAAGGATTCGATTCTCAGGGGCTGGTACGCCTCGGCCTATCAATCCTCGGCCATCGTCGCTCTGGTGCTGTTGGGGGTGGGGCTGTTCGGTTGGGTGTTCGTCAGTCAGGTGCGCAACAACGAGCGGATCGAGACGGACCTGCGCAATGCCCAGGAGGCGCTGGAGGTGATCGCCACCCATGACAGCCTCACCGGCCTGGCCAATCGACGTTTGTTCGAGCGCTCCCTGATGATCGAGTTCGGCCGGGGTGCCCGGCAACACAGCCCGTTGAGCCTGATCATGGTCGATATCGATTATTTCAAGCGCTACAACGATACCTATGGCCATGTGGCGGGCGATCACTGCCTGATGGAAGTGGCCCAGGCCCTGAAGGGCTGCTGCCAGCGCAAGGCCGATCTGGCTGTGCGCTACGGCGGTGAAGAGTTTGCGGTGTTGCTGCCCGATACCGATATCCATGGCGCGCTGGCCATGGCCGAGCAGATTCGCTGCAGTGTCATGCAACGCGACATTGCCCATTCCGGGTCCCCGGTGGGGTGCGTGACGGTCAGCCTGGGCTGTTATTCCTTCGTGCCCACCGGGCGCGACAGTATCGAGATGTTTATCGAGCGCGCGGACGAGGCGCTCTACCAGGCCAAGGCCATGGGCCGCAACCGTATCATGGCCTTGCCAGCGGAGCGCGCCGGGGAGCTCTTGCAGCGCTCCGATCGTTGA
- the dusA gene encoding tRNA dihydrouridine(20/20a) synthase DusA has translation MVQNSATAPVNSSPTLSRRFSVAPMMDWTDRHCRYFLRLLSKHTLLYTEMVTTGALLNGDHERFLRYHQSEHPLALQLGGSTPGDLAACARMAQEHGYDEVNLNVGCPSDRVQNNMIGACLMGHPALVADCVKAMRDAVSIPVTVKHRIGINGRDSYAELCDFVGQVHEAGCNSFTVHARIAILEGLSPKENRDIPPLRYDVAAQLKADFPQLEVILNGGIKTLEACHEHLQTFDGVMLGREAYHNPYLLAQVDQQLFGSGAPVISRAEALAQLRPYIAEHLASGGAMHHITRHVLGLGTGFPGARKFRQLLSVDIHKTQDPLGLLDQAGQLLEGR, from the coding sequence ATGGTCCAGAATTCAGCTACAGCCCCAGTAAACTCAAGCCCTACGCTGTCCCGGCGGTTTAGCGTTGCCCCCATGATGGATTGGACGGACCGCCACTGCCGCTACTTCTTGCGCCTGTTGTCCAAGCACACCCTGCTCTATACCGAAATGGTCACCACCGGTGCGCTGCTCAATGGTGATCATGAGCGTTTTCTGCGCTACCACCAGAGCGAGCATCCGTTGGCGCTGCAATTGGGGGGCAGTACTCCGGGGGATCTGGCGGCCTGTGCACGAATGGCCCAGGAACATGGCTATGACGAGGTCAACCTGAATGTCGGCTGCCCTAGCGATCGGGTGCAGAACAATATGATCGGCGCCTGCCTGATGGGGCACCCGGCACTGGTGGCCGATTGCGTAAAGGCCATGCGCGATGCGGTGTCGATTCCAGTGACGGTCAAACATCGGATCGGCATCAACGGCCGTGACAGTTATGCCGAGCTGTGTGATTTCGTCGGCCAGGTCCATGAGGCTGGTTGCAACAGTTTTACCGTGCATGCGCGCATTGCGATCCTTGAGGGGCTGTCGCCCAAGGAAAACCGGGATATTCCGCCGCTGCGCTACGATGTGGCTGCGCAATTGAAGGCGGACTTCCCGCAGTTGGAGGTGATACTCAACGGCGGCATCAAGACCCTGGAGGCCTGCCATGAGCATCTACAGACCTTTGACGGGGTGATGTTGGGACGTGAGGCGTATCACAATCCCTACCTGCTGGCCCAGGTGGACCAACAGCTGTTCGGCAGCGGCGCGCCGGTGATTTCCCGTGCCGAGGCGCTGGCGCAATTGCGGCCCTATATCGCCGAACATCTGGCAAGCGGCGGCGCCATGCATCACATCACTCGCCATGTACTGGGACTGGGGACCGGCTTCCCCGGAGCACGCAAGTTCCGCCAGTTGTTGTCGGTGGATATCCACAAGACCCAGGACCCATTGGGCCTGCTGGATCAGGCCGGGCAACTGCTTGAGGGACGTTAA
- a CDS encoding ABC transporter permease, whose protein sequence is MIGSHPLSRFMFKPWRHRELLLALIEREVAGRYRGSIAGLMWSFLNPLLMLLVYTFVFSVLFKVRWETGSDSKPQFALLVFTGMLVFNLFSECLVQAPGLILNHANYVKKVVFPLQILPCVMLGAVLFQTLVSFVVWLIFHLLVFGLPPLTTLLFPLVMLPLVLLTLGLSWLLSALGVYLRDIGQVIGVLMSALMLLSGVFYPVSALPATYQHWLYMNPLTLVIESSRDVLIWGVVPDFGPWLGQLTVAGIVAILGRLWFEKSRQGFADVL, encoded by the coding sequence TTGATTGGTAGTCACCCGTTGAGTCGCTTCATGTTCAAGCCCTGGCGCCATCGAGAACTGCTGTTGGCCCTGATCGAGCGTGAAGTGGCGGGCCGCTATCGCGGCTCGATCGCCGGCCTGATGTGGTCCTTCCTCAATCCCCTGCTGATGCTGCTGGTCTACACCTTCGTTTTCAGCGTGCTGTTCAAGGTGCGCTGGGAAACCGGCAGCGACTCGAAACCCCAGTTCGCCCTGCTGGTGTTCACCGGCATGCTGGTCTTCAACCTGTTTTCCGAATGCCTGGTCCAAGCCCCGGGACTGATCCTGAACCACGCCAATTACGTGAAGAAGGTGGTGTTTCCCCTGCAGATCCTGCCCTGCGTGATGCTCGGAGCAGTGCTGTTCCAGACCCTGGTGAGCTTTGTCGTCTGGCTGATCTTTCACCTGCTGGTCTTCGGCCTGCCGCCACTCACCACCCTGCTGTTTCCCCTGGTCATGCTGCCTCTGGTGCTGTTGACCCTGGGGCTGTCATGGCTGCTGTCCGCCCTCGGGGTCTACCTGCGGGACATCGGCCAGGTCATCGGCGTACTGATGTCGGCTCTGATGCTGCTGTCGGGAGTCTTCTATCCGGTGAGTGCCCTGCCGGCCACCTACCAGCACTGGCTGTACATGAACCCGCTGACCCTGGTGATCGAGTCTTCCCGCGACGTACTGATCTGGGGGGTGGTGCCCGATTTCGGTCCATGGCTGGGGCAACTGACGGTGGCAGGCATCGTGGCCATTCTGGGTCGACTGTGGTTCGAGAAGAGCCGCCAGGGGTTTGCCGATGTGCTCTGA
- a CDS encoding glycosyltransferase family 2 protein, with protein sequence MPQSCDVVVVNYNAGLLLQDCVLSVLAQGVNRLVLVDNASHDDSLERVATRFSADERLIILRNSTNTGFAAACNLGARHCEQTHILFLNPDTVLQPGALQEMIDVLRHTADLGMAGGLLCNFDGSEQPGGRRVFPTPRRAVVRALNLSGLARLSPRLFSDYLLHREPLPLHPTLVEAISGACMLVKRTALDSVGGWDEGYFLHCEDLDLCMRFRQAGWKVCFVPQARIFHTWGACSRTRPVFVEWHKHRGMIRFYGKFFRHDYPRLMSWGVSAGVWVRFGLVVVYHWGMQLGRAFGQTRWQ encoded by the coding sequence ATGCCGCAATCCTGTGACGTGGTGGTGGTCAACTACAACGCCGGCCTTCTGCTGCAAGACTGCGTGCTATCGGTACTAGCCCAGGGCGTCAATCGACTGGTGCTGGTGGACAACGCCTCCCACGATGACAGCCTGGAACGGGTCGCGACCCGGTTCAGTGCTGATGAGCGCCTGATCATCCTGCGCAATTCAACCAACACCGGCTTTGCCGCCGCCTGCAATCTGGGCGCCAGGCACTGCGAACAGACGCACATCCTGTTCCTGAACCCCGACACCGTGTTGCAGCCAGGGGCGCTGCAAGAAATGATCGACGTCCTGCGACACACCGCTGATCTGGGTATGGCCGGCGGCCTGCTGTGCAATTTCGACGGCAGTGAACAACCCGGGGGACGCCGGGTCTTTCCCACGCCACGGCGAGCAGTGGTTCGCGCCCTCAACCTGTCGGGCCTGGCCCGGCTATCGCCGCGGCTGTTCTCCGACTACCTCCTGCACCGCGAGCCCCTGCCTCTGCATCCGACACTCGTAGAAGCCATTTCCGGCGCCTGCATGCTGGTCAAGCGCACAGCCCTGGACAGCGTTGGCGGCTGGGACGAAGGCTATTTCCTGCACTGCGAGGACCTGGACCTGTGCATGCGTTTTCGTCAGGCAGGCTGGAAGGTCTGCTTCGTACCACAGGCAAGGATCTTTCATACCTGGGGCGCCTGCAGTCGCACACGCCCGGTGTTCGTCGAGTGGCACAAACACCGTGGAATGATTCGCTTCTATGGCAAGTTCTTTCGACATGACTACCCGAGACTGATGTCCTGGGGGGTATCGGCGGGAGTTTGGGTACGGTTTGGCCTTGTTGTGGTGTATCACTGGGGGATGCAGTTGGGCCGAGCGTTTGGGCAAACTCGTTGGCAATGA
- a CDS encoding 2OG-Fe(II) oxygenase family protein yields the protein MLDLTMLTKRPLHNQPFRWGQINDLYSAQDAAALATTYPHDAFKRVYGYGGEKDYEYQARQLVEMGTGRIVHPEGLSPAWRELAAELSSEAYRLAMSRLTDMDLRTAPMEINVFHYGPQACLGPHPDLSDKLVTHILYFNESWNISDGGCLNILGSADPADVVAVIPPLVGHSAVLVRADHSWHAVSKVVDNCRTSRRSMTVTFYRAGSLSSMWPAADQTPLHDYEGPHD from the coding sequence ATGCTAGATCTGACCATGCTCACCAAACGGCCGCTGCACAATCAGCCTTTTCGCTGGGGGCAGATCAATGATCTGTACTCGGCGCAAGACGCCGCCGCCCTGGCAACGACCTACCCTCATGACGCCTTCAAGCGGGTGTATGGGTATGGCGGCGAAAAAGACTATGAGTACCAGGCACGCCAATTGGTGGAAATGGGCACCGGGCGCATTGTCCACCCAGAGGGCCTGAGTCCCGCATGGCGCGAACTCGCGGCCGAACTGAGCTCAGAGGCCTATCGCCTGGCAATGTCGAGACTGACCGATATGGACCTGCGGACAGCTCCGATGGAGATCAATGTATTTCACTATGGCCCACAGGCTTGCCTGGGCCCTCACCCCGACCTGAGCGACAAGCTGGTCACCCACATCCTGTATTTCAACGAATCCTGGAACATCAGCGATGGCGGCTGCCTGAACATCCTCGGCTCGGCGGATCCCGCGGACGTGGTGGCGGTGATCCCACCCCTGGTAGGTCACTCAGCCGTCCTGGTGCGCGCCGACCATTCATGGCACGCCGTATCGAAGGTAGTGGACAACTGCCGGACTTCACGCCGCAGCATGACCGTGACCTTCTACCGTGCAGGCTCTCTGAGTTCGATGTGGCCAGCCGCGGACCAGACCCCGCTGCATGACTATGAAGGGCCTCATGACTGA